In the genome of Pseudorasbora parva isolate DD20220531a chromosome 10, ASM2467924v1, whole genome shotgun sequence, one region contains:
- the LOC137091018 gene encoding calpain-1 catalytic subunit-like isoform X2, protein MPPPRVNKIPRNEDSAKDKKGTLDIPLKFLDQDYQELKKNCILKKERYVDDKFPSDSSSIDTNNELGLDMGQIKWLRPSKIVADPQLIVKGVSRFDYAQGSYLDCWFLASVGALTFREDVMNQVMPADQSFGEEYAGIFHFRFWRFGNWIDVVIDDKLPTINGKLIFVHSKTSNEFWPALLEKAYAKVCGSYADMHAGLVSEALLDFTGGIHVRFEPAKASIDLWSLMDRAAKAKALMACGTFQGRTSENTVLPNGIVQGHAYSVTGVFKVTCKEKPVRLVRVLNPWGKGEWTGSWSDNSLLWNKVSEKEQSKCRSLVNDGEFWMSMEDFSKYFEDIDICCLSPDFLDSSSKCSWTSTCYNDSWVAGTTAGGCLNNKDSFWKNPQFRVRIEALDKECAANAQCPENILVSLMQNQEKRHRSDVSNYAIGFSVFAIPPEMKDKKLPDKFFNGKRPVADCGNFLITRHVMKFFKLEPGEYLIVPSTFNPNESAKFILSIFTKSESQKTNKKPQMTYV, encoded by the exons ATGCCTCCACCTCGTGTGAACAAAATACCCAGGAATGAAGACTCCGCAAAAGACAAAAAGGGCACTCTTGACATCCCTTTGAAGTTCTTGGATCAGGACTACCAGGAGTTGAAGAAGAACTGCAtcttaaaaaaagagagatatGTTGATGATAAGTTCCCTTCAGACAGCAGCTCCATTGACACAAATAATGAACTTGGCTTGGATATGGGTCAAATCAAGTGGTTGAGGCCATCA AAAATAGTGGCAGACCCTCAGCTCATTGTAAAGGGGGTTTCCAGGTTTGACTATGCCCAAGGATCTTATTTAG ACTGCTGGTTTCTTGCTTCTGTTGGAGCGTTAACCTTTCGGGAGGATGTTATGAACCAGGTCATGCCAGCTGACCAGTCATTTGGTGAAGAATATGCAGGGATATTTCACTTTAGA TTCTGGAGGTTTGGGAACTGGATTGACGTTGTCATTGATGACAAACTGCCAACGATCAATGGCAAGCTCATTTTtgttcattcaaaaacatctaatGAGTTTTGGCCTGCCTTGCTGGAAAAAGCTTATGCCAA GGTGTGCGGCTCCTATGCTGACATGCATGCTGGTCTTGTATCTGAGGCTCTGTTGGACTTCACTGGTGGCATCCATGTGCGCTTTGAGCCTGCAAAAGCTTCTATTGATTTGTGGAGCCTGATGGACCGTGCAGCCAAAGCAAAGGCTCTGATGGCATGTGGCACCTTTCAGGGG AGAACATCTGAAAACACAGTATTACCCAATGGCATTGTTCAAGGCCATGCATATAGCGTGACTGGGGTTTTCAAG GTCACATGCAAAGAAAAACCAGTAAGGCTGGTGAGAGTGTTGAACCCTTGGGGAAAAGGCGAGTGGACCGGTAGTTGGAGTGACAA CTCATTGCTGTGGAACAAAGTGAGTGAGAAGGAGCAATCCAAGTGTCGCTCTTTGGTCAACGACGGGGAGTTCTG GATGTCAATGGAGGACTTCTCCAAGTACTTTGAAGACATTGATATTTGTTGCCTCAGTCCTGATTTTCTGGACAGTTCCTCCAAATGCAGCTGGACTTCCACATGTTACAATGACAGCTGGGTCGCTGGGACTACAGCTGGTGGCTGCCTCAATAATAAag ACTCTTTCTGGAAGAACCCTCAGTTTCGTGTGCGGATTGAGGCGCTTGATAAGGAATGTGCTGCTAATGCTCAGTGCCCTGAAAACATTCTGGTGTCCCTAATGCAGAACCAAGAGAAGAGACACAGAAGTGACGTTTCTAACTACGCCATCGGCTTCAGTGTCTTTGCG ATACCACCAGAG ATGAAAGACAAGAAGCTCCCAGACAAGTTCTTCAACGGCAAACGCCCTGTGGCAGATTGTGGAAACTTCCTCATTACAAGACATGTGATGAAATTCTTCAAGCTGGAACCAGGAGAGTATCTCATTGTACCATCCACTTTCAATCCTAATGAGAGCGCAAAATTCATATTGTCCATCTTCACAAAGAGTGAATCCCAAAAGACAAATAAGAAACCTCAAATGACATATGTGTGA
- the LOC137091018 gene encoding calpain-1 catalytic subunit-like isoform X1, translating into MPPPRVNKIPRNEDSAKDKKGTLDIPLKFLDQDYQELKKNCILKKERYVDDKFPSDSSSIDTNNELGLDMGQIKWLRPSKIVADPQLIVKGVSRFDYAQGSYLGDCWFLASVGALTFREDVMNQVMPADQSFGEEYAGIFHFRFWRFGNWIDVVIDDKLPTINGKLIFVHSKTSNEFWPALLEKAYAKVCGSYADMHAGLVSEALLDFTGGIHVRFEPAKASIDLWSLMDRAAKAKALMACGTFQGRTSENTVLPNGIVQGHAYSVTGVFKVTCKEKPVRLVRVLNPWGKGEWTGSWSDNSLLWNKVSEKEQSKCRSLVNDGEFWMSMEDFSKYFEDIDICCLSPDFLDSSSKCSWTSTCYNDSWVAGTTAGGCLNNKDSFWKNPQFRVRIEALDKECAANAQCPENILVSLMQNQEKRHRSDVSNYAIGFSVFAIPPEMKDKKLPDKFFNGKRPVADCGNFLITRHVMKFFKLEPGEYLIVPSTFNPNESAKFILSIFTKSESQKTNKKPQMTYV; encoded by the exons ATGCCTCCACCTCGTGTGAACAAAATACCCAGGAATGAAGACTCCGCAAAAGACAAAAAGGGCACTCTTGACATCCCTTTGAAGTTCTTGGATCAGGACTACCAGGAGTTGAAGAAGAACTGCAtcttaaaaaaagagagatatGTTGATGATAAGTTCCCTTCAGACAGCAGCTCCATTGACACAAATAATGAACTTGGCTTGGATATGGGTCAAATCAAGTGGTTGAGGCCATCA AAAATAGTGGCAGACCCTCAGCTCATTGTAAAGGGGGTTTCCAGGTTTGACTATGCCCAAGGATCTTATTTAG GAGACTGCTGGTTTCTTGCTTCTGTTGGAGCGTTAACCTTTCGGGAGGATGTTATGAACCAGGTCATGCCAGCTGACCAGTCATTTGGTGAAGAATATGCAGGGATATTTCACTTTAGA TTCTGGAGGTTTGGGAACTGGATTGACGTTGTCATTGATGACAAACTGCCAACGATCAATGGCAAGCTCATTTTtgttcattcaaaaacatctaatGAGTTTTGGCCTGCCTTGCTGGAAAAAGCTTATGCCAA GGTGTGCGGCTCCTATGCTGACATGCATGCTGGTCTTGTATCTGAGGCTCTGTTGGACTTCACTGGTGGCATCCATGTGCGCTTTGAGCCTGCAAAAGCTTCTATTGATTTGTGGAGCCTGATGGACCGTGCAGCCAAAGCAAAGGCTCTGATGGCATGTGGCACCTTTCAGGGG AGAACATCTGAAAACACAGTATTACCCAATGGCATTGTTCAAGGCCATGCATATAGCGTGACTGGGGTTTTCAAG GTCACATGCAAAGAAAAACCAGTAAGGCTGGTGAGAGTGTTGAACCCTTGGGGAAAAGGCGAGTGGACCGGTAGTTGGAGTGACAA CTCATTGCTGTGGAACAAAGTGAGTGAGAAGGAGCAATCCAAGTGTCGCTCTTTGGTCAACGACGGGGAGTTCTG GATGTCAATGGAGGACTTCTCCAAGTACTTTGAAGACATTGATATTTGTTGCCTCAGTCCTGATTTTCTGGACAGTTCCTCCAAATGCAGCTGGACTTCCACATGTTACAATGACAGCTGGGTCGCTGGGACTACAGCTGGTGGCTGCCTCAATAATAAag ACTCTTTCTGGAAGAACCCTCAGTTTCGTGTGCGGATTGAGGCGCTTGATAAGGAATGTGCTGCTAATGCTCAGTGCCCTGAAAACATTCTGGTGTCCCTAATGCAGAACCAAGAGAAGAGACACAGAAGTGACGTTTCTAACTACGCCATCGGCTTCAGTGTCTTTGCG ATACCACCAGAG ATGAAAGACAAGAAGCTCCCAGACAAGTTCTTCAACGGCAAACGCCCTGTGGCAGATTGTGGAAACTTCCTCATTACAAGACATGTGATGAAATTCTTCAAGCTGGAACCAGGAGAGTATCTCATTGTACCATCCACTTTCAATCCTAATGAGAGCGCAAAATTCATATTGTCCATCTTCACAAAGAGTGAATCCCAAAAGACAAATAAGAAACCTCAAATGACATATGTGTGA